Proteins from a single region of Apium graveolens cultivar Ventura chromosome 7, ASM990537v1, whole genome shotgun sequence:
- the LOC141674891 gene encoding uncharacterized protein LOC141674891, translated as MSPFQLVYGKACHFPAELDHKAYWALKKLNLDMKAAGEKRMLQLNELEEFLLQTYENNKVYKEKVKMWHARRLVCKSFVPGQKDLLYNSRLLFFLGKLKSRWSGPFTVKTVFPHGAVEIFHMHHDQAFKVNGQRLKHYYKDTANREVMSAVLAKLIRGFTSS; from the coding sequence ATGTCTCCTTTCCAGTTGGTGTATGGGAAGGCATGTCATTTTCCTGCAGAGTTAGAtcataaagcatattgggctttgaagaagctaAATCTTGACATGAAAGCTGCTGGagagaaaagaatgcttcaactAAATGAGCTCGAGGAGTTTCTACTACAGACTTATGAGAATAACAAggtgtacaaggagaaagtcaagatgTGGCATGCTAGGAGATTAGTGTGCAAGTCTTTTGTGCCCGGTCAGAAGGATCTATTGTACAACTCTCGTCTCCTTTTTTTTCTGGGAAAACTTAAGTCCAGGTGGTCAGGGCCATTCACGGtaaaaactgtgtttccacatggagctgtggagatttttcATATGCATCATGATCAAGCGTTCAAGGTAAATGggcagagattgaagcattactataaAGATACGGCGAACCGCGAGGTGATGAGTGCCGTCCTTGCAAAGTTGATTCGAGGTTTCACGTCAAGCTAA